In Ammospiza nelsoni isolate bAmmNel1 chromosome 11, bAmmNel1.pri, whole genome shotgun sequence, the genomic window ACCCGCGCCGAGGCTCGGGGGTGACAGAGGCGCCCTGGGGGGGAACGGGTGTCCGAGCAGGGCAGTGCGGAGCCCGGGGAGCCCCGGCAGCCGGCCCTGAGAGAGGAGCGGAGGGAGCCGGCGCTGAGGGGAGGGCGGTGAGCGGTGGGAGCCGGCGCTGAGGGCtctgaggggaagggagagctcAAACCCGGCGCTGAGGGGAAGGCAGTGAGCGATGGGAGCCGGCGCTGAGGGGAATGGAGCGCTCAGACCCGGCGTggaggggaaggcagtgagCGGGGGAAGCCGGCGCTGAGGGCTctgagggcagggcagtgagcgaTGGGAGCGGACGCTGAGGGGAAGGCAGTGAGCGGGGGGAGCCGGTGCTGAGGGGAATGGAGCGCTCAGTCCCGGCGCTGAGGGCGCTGAAGGGAAGGCAGTGAGCAATGGGAGCGGGCGCTGAGGGCCCTGAGGGGAATGGAGCGCTCAGTTCCGGCGCTGAGGGCGCTGAGGGGAAGGCAGTGAGCAATGGGAGCCGGCGCTGAGGGCTCTGAGGGGAATGGAGCGCTCAGTTCCGGCGCTGAGGGCGCTGAGGGGAAGGCAGTGAGCAATGGGAGCCGGCGCTGAGGGCTCTGAGGGGAATGGAGCGCTCAGTTCCGGCGCTGAGGGCGCTGAGGGGAAGGCAGTGAGCAATGGGAGCCGGCGCTGAGGGCTCTGAGGGGAATGGCGCGCTCAGTCGCGGCGCGCGCGCCCCGCACTTTTCGAACCGCGCGCCAACTCGCGAGCCCGGGCGctaccacagctgctgccccagcggGTGGCGCCGGCTGcgccttccttcccctccctgtcGAACAACAGCCGCTGGGAAATAATTCCCGAGCTCTCTATcataaataaaagtaaaaaagccTTGCTTTGTCTGCTGTTCCTTTGTTCACGTCAATTTCTGCTCGCGCGTTCCGGAAAATTCCCCCGCTCTTCTTCCTGGTTTGTCACTTTCAAAGCGTCCGCTGCCACGGGAGCCAGCCCCCGTGTTCCCAGCACACCTGACCGGCCGGAAACAGGAACCCAGCGGAGGCGAGCGGCCGATCGGAATCCAGCGGCACGAGGAGGCGGAACCCTTTTTCTCGAGTGAGGGTTGGGAAAAGTTGCGGGGGGGAAGGTAAAGCGGTGGCGCTCTGAGGTTCGCACATGGCGGCGGTGAGGCCGGGCCGGGGACACAGCCGGGGCCGGGGTCCCTCAGGGTGCGGATCCCTCGACATTTCCTGGGAGGGGAGGGTtgggctgtgggctgtgttCCCACCCTCGGGAACCCTTGGGTTATATTATAAAGAGCCGTTTGTGCTTATTCTCTGTGCTGTATGTGCATCTGCTCTTACGCTGTATGTGCATACGTTTATATAGCTCAGTTATATGGCTCAGTTATAGGGTTATGTGGTTTAAAAAGCCCCTGAGCTCCGGTTTCCTGCAGCAGCGCGGGGTTTGCTGTGTTACCCACTGCAACTCAAAGGAGCGCTCTGCTCATAAGGTTCTTCGCGGCTTTTAATGCACTGATTTGTCCCCGATTCGCTGTTCTAATCGCGTTAATTTGCGTGTCGCTGAAGTGTTTTGTCTCCCCGCAGAGGAACAGAGGGTGTGTTCTGGTGTGACACCGTGCCTCGGCAGCATGGAGAAGGAGCAGGTTTCCAAACGTCTCTATGTTGGAGGGCTCGGCCACACGGTTTCCAAGGCTGAGCTGGAAGAAAGATTTGGCAaatttgggcatgttttggaGGCAGAGATTATTACTAGGAAAGATGATCAGGGTAaagttttctttcagtttttaaaagttatttgcttttctgtttggaGCATGAAATGGAATTTTTGCTTTAGAGACATTTcagttttaaaggaaataatgaaacTGCATCAAGCTAACTTAATGTTTGTCATTGATCAGGGAATCCTACGAAAACTTTTGCTTACATCAGTGTCAACATTTCTGATGCAGATCTGAAAAAGTGTAAgtacttttttggttttggtttttttttttttctttagctaTGTTTTTGAGCCAAGTTACATTGCTGATAGCTCATCTTATATtgtcacatccagctgtggTCATGGTAGAGCCTCTTTCATGTTGCTGTCAGGTTGATTTTAGTTTCTTTAAGCTGCAGCTTTGTGGAAGCTGCTTTGCTGAAGTTTTCAGAAATTGCTGTGAGCAGATGGAAAAGATCCCTTGTGACTGAAGGAGGTATTTGTGAGTTTCAGAGCCTCAGGGAATGGTCTgcatggaagggaccttaatgATCATCTCATGATGGATGAGTCCACagcagggactccttccactGTCCAGggggctccaagccctgtccagcctggcctgggacactgccagggatccagggacagctgctctgggcaccctctTTGTTTGTTCTAAGCCTTTTATGCCTCATGAGCTTTCATCAGATCTATGAAACACTGAAATTGATTTCTGTGAGAGGACACCCAAAGGAGAGCTGATGTAAAGCTCCTTCTGCAGTGTGCCCTGCCTCTGGGGAATGCTGCATTGGGCACTTCTGAAGGGAGAACTTCAGCTTTGGCTGTACATCTGCTGGTTTATTTGGATTTTGGCCCTTTCAGATGCAGCACTGACCCAAGTGAGCAGTCAGGTACAAGGTGGTGCTGAGGGAGCCTCAGGCTGTCATACAAGGAGACCCAGTGAACTCTGAGTGCTTTTTTTTTGATGTAGAAAATATTCATTTCCCATCTTTGTTTTGCAGGCAtgtcagttttaaataaaacaaaatggaaaggGGGGACCCTGCAAATTGAGTTGGCCAAAGAAAGCTTTTTGCACAGGTAGAAACCAATATTTTATGTTGTTGCTAAAACtgccttttttctgcttttctgataATGTCATGGCTGTAGTTTCATTTTGTACACTCTTATTGTTTCAATTTTGATGGATTCTCTGggcttttgctttacctttGATGCTCCCTCAGAGGTGATGGGGTTCATCCCCTGAGGGGGGGAATTGCTGTTCTGTGGGAGGGGATCACTGCCAGCTCCAATCCTGCACCTTTTGCCATGGGTGATGTCCTTTCTGGTACAGGCTGGCCACAGAGAGGGAGGAAGCAaagctgcagaaagaaaaaccacagagaaatGACCAAATGTGCCTGTTGGAATCACTGAAACAAAAGGGAATTGTGGATTTCCACATGAGAGCAGTACCAGGTACAGAGGTGCCAGACCATAAGGTATGGTGGGGTAGATGtgcaagagaaataaaacaacaaaaaccaagcTCATTGCATCTAAATTCATGCCAAATTTATGATTTATGTAAAGAAACTTCATGATTAAGAGTGACAGTCCAAGCTGTGGAAAGTACTCTGAGGAAATAGCTTGTGTGTGGACAGAAGAGGGCTCCTGTCATTCTTTGCAATGAGTGGAAATGATCATGGTCGTACTGTCCACTGCCCTGTTCCTCATTTATGCTGGGAATATGCTTGTGTCACCCTTAAAAGCTTCTAAAGGGAATTATTTCCATGCACCACACAGCTTTTGGTGGCTGGGTTGGGCTTCAGCACAGGATCAGGGTCTGGCCGTGGTTACAAAAGTAAGAATGAAGTCACCTGACATGCAAATTTAGGCAACAATATTGATATTTATTACAAAGTTTTCAAAACTGTTTGCTAAGCACAGagtggtttttaaaatattttttgtgagaAGCgagaaaagagcaaaataatAGTGATCCTGTCTTTGTAGGTACCCTTGTCAATTCATAAACCAGAAACACCGTGCTGAAAACACTTGTAAAGAAATTTAGTTCTTTATTATGTCTCTTTATTTGTAGGTtgtagaaatttattttttggttgattttgttttgttttgtttttgagaAGGCTGGTCAAGTTGCATGGTAGGGTTCACTAAAGAGAATAAAGAATTAATCGCATGTGGTTCTTTATTAGTGTTTTCGTTATTCAAGAataaacatttgttttatttcagagtTACTTCTACTCCTTTATTTAACACtgactatttttcttttctttcagaaatggGTTGTTGGAAAATTTGGCAGAGTCTTGCCTATCCTGCACCTCAGGaatcaacaaaaaaataaaatatccttTTCTGATTGTTTGCCCTTGAACACAATTCCCTTCCTTCTTTTGTCTTATGGGAAAACATTACTTGACAGTCCTAATTTTTACCCCTCTGTCAAGCTTAATTTACTGAAAACCCTGCAGTAAGTTTGTGTGACTTGAGCAGTTGTTTCACACTGCATTTAGTTGCTTAAAGCCTTATGTTCATAGCATGAGGAAAGATTCTTTGCTGTCCTTCCCTGCAGAATTCAGCCTCCTCATAAAGCCCTGGGTCTGCAGGAAGAACTGGGGACTTTGAGATCCTTAACTCATTCTCACGTGGTGAAGTACGACCCCTCCAAGTACTGCCACAACCTGAGGaagctggaggcagagctggcacctgcagcccctgtggcCCAGCTCACCTGGAGCCTGCCAGGgggggatggcagcaggaagaggagaggagaatcCCCCAGGAAAGCTCCAGGGAAACGGAGGCAGCCcctggatggagcagctctgccctctgggTGCCCCTCACGGCCCAGACACACAGACTCACCCCGGCTCGGCCAAAGATCAAAACCCAAAcctgctgaggagctggaatTGTCTCCAGCAAGGAGAGTTGATGGGAAAATATCTAAAAATGCTAATGGAGTTAGAGCCAAAAATAATAGCAGTGTTTCTGATAGTGACATTGATTCTGAAGAGGAGATCAGAGCAATGGTGAAGAAAGAGGCACAAAGACAGAAAGCTGAAAATGTTGAGACTGAAAGTGAGCACTTGGAAATTGTTGGGGataattttgaattaaaatacAGTAGCCACTGGTCCTTAAGCAATTCGGATGCCATGAAGAAAGCTATCAAAGGAAGTAACAAAGAGAAAGAGGCAATGGAATGTGATAATGGTTATGATTCAGCAGATACAGATGAAATTATTGCTGAAAGTAAAACTCCAGAAGACGCGAAACAGGGGaggatgaaaaataaagaaatatcagctaaaaaaaaaagtggtttggTAAAAAGCTCCTCATTGAAACCTTGCAGTTTAAAAGAAGAGCACACcgaaggaaaagggaaaagcaaaaaatccaGAATTGCTGCCTTGCAGAGTACAGCAGAGACATGTGACAGTGACAACTCTTGTTCAGAGTCTGAAACCAGCTCTGATTATGAGTCCATGATGCAAAACTGTTACCACCTAGACCTTACCTTGGATGACTTAAAAGCACTGGCCACAGAAAACACTGGGACACCTGCAGAGGGGTCAGGCAGTGAACAGAGTCCTTGTCAGACCAGTGCTGAAGATAATCCCAAGGGTAATACTGTAAATAAACCAAAACTTTCTAAATCTCACcctgcagttaaaaaaaacaacatctGTCCTGAAGATGTGCTGGCTGATATTTTAGCAGGGGAGGAGGATGCTGTTGAGGAAAGCTGCAAGGGACAGAATAATTCACATTTGAAATACCAGCCCTTCAGAGGACTAGGGTCCCTTTGTGTAAAAGAGTCAAGTAAGGACAGCACTGGCTTAAAGAAGAAGTCTGTAGAAAGTTTGGGAGGTGAAGCTTGTACATCTCATTTTGGGGAGAAGTCATCCAAAAATCGGCCAGAGGACCATCCCTTGAGTTCACTTGAAGTCAGCAGCAAAAAGAGACACAAAGTGCCTTTTGAACACCATGAGGAGCTGTCAGCTGATGCCTcctcagctgctcagagccttcAGCCTGGTTCCAGGCCTCATTTGCAAGGGAAGAACAAAGGTGTGAGTTCCAAAGATCAAAattcagagcacagagctgctgctgccagaactGATCATGGTGATGGGAGCAGTGACATGGACAGTGATGCTGCAGGGGCCCAGGAGCACCTtaaacagcagctgaagagcCCAAAACCGCTTTCCAAAACATTAAAGAGGAATACAAGCCAAAAAAGCCCAGAATGTGAAGGTAATAAAGGTGGGAATGAGAACACCAGCCCTCGGGAAGATAAGGAGCTTTGTCTTCGAGCTGCTGCATCAAGGGAGCCCAGTACAACAGAAAAACAGCTCCAGGATAACCAGAGGAGACTGGCAGCTCTGGAACAGAGACACAAAGAAAGGGAATTACAGAAGAAACTCATTCAAGGAGCTCTTTCAAATCTGGTAATTAATTACAACTTCTACCTGAATAGTACACAATACAAGGAAGTGGGTAATTAATACATGTGGGATAAGATGTTTTAAAATCATAATCTGGAATTTCTAATGATGTTGCCAGTTTTCTTTTCAGAGTATACAAAATGCTGCATACCCCTCCCTGCAATACCTGTAGAGTTGCAAGAGGAATAGTGGGTTCCTCTTTTTGTGTCATGAAAACAACTTTCAGATAGTTGTGTCTGAGCACAGCAGGTATTTGATGTGTTTGACTTGACAGCTGACTCTTTCCTAGGACAGGCAGCCAGCAGGACAGCACAAACACATCATATTCGATTCTGATGTGGAAGATGAAGCTGAAGTGGATGAGGTGTTGAAAAAGGATGGAAGTTTGGGAAATGGGCATGGAGAAGTAAGtgttactgggaaaaaaatcagtatgaCATAATCAGAAAGCTGAATTTTTATACCAAACTATCTCATATTGTAACACCTGAGTTTCCCTTTGCATGGGTATTTTGCCTATGGTTAAACTCAATAGTTGTAGCTGTAAAGCAGAATTGTACAAGGTGTGTGGACATGTAAGATTTGAAGCACAACGATCAAGAAGGAAGCTGGTTGTGCAAGAAATCTGCTTTTTCAGCTGAACTGGAGAGCACATGAACAAAGTTGGTACTGATTTACATTGTCTCACTGATGTGAAcagctgcttttttcttcttttctgtttgtgtgaCAAAGGATAAGGCAGCTCCCAAACCTTCGGGCAGACTGTTTGAGAGCAGTGAGGATGAGCAAGAGGATACGGATGATGAGCGATTCAAAATTAAGCCCCAGTTTGAAGGCAAAGCTGGTGAAAAAGTGAGTGAAGCCATTACTGTAATTTAGTTTTCCTCTAGGTCTCCATAGCACCTCTTCAGGAGAACATAATTTGTCTTTTCATTCTCTCTGAATATGATTTTGATGAACTTAAACCAGAATTCCCATAAGGAACGACATAATGTGTGGTGGGGAGTGGGAGGCATTTCTCTGACACTGTCATCTTCATATACAAAGAAATTACTGACAAAGGCATCAAAAGCTAAACATAAAGAGTATGTTGCCATTGTTATAGTAAAAAAAAGTTACTGAATTATGACTTTCTTCTCCAGTGCTTAATGCATCTGTTTCATTtgttcagctcctgcagctgcaatCTCGCTTTGGCACCGATGAAAGGTTCCGAATGGATGCTCGATTCCTTGAGAGTGATAGTGAGGAAGAAGGTAAAGCTGATCACATTTCCTTCTGTTACTACTGGCCACAGAACCTTCCAGCAGCCTTTCTTGCTGTACTGGGATCTTGTGTAGAGCATCTGTCAGTGTCAGGGTTGCACAGTTGTTAAATAAATGCTCTGACTTTGCCATGAAATAGAGGCTTGTGACATTTCTAATGAAAGGTTTTCTACAGTGCAAGGCAGGAAACCTTCAAGTAGCTTCAAGATAAAAGGAAGTGATGTGTTCATAGGTGTGAGCTCTACTAGTGCTATAGTAAATGTTATGCATCCCACATGACAGGCTTAGCAGAGTAAATAGagaatgtatttctttttctcttagcAGAGACAAACAGCGTAAAGGCAGATGAAGAAGAGGAGcttgctgcagagaaaaagaaaaatctgcaaataCTGGGAAGCCTCCTGAATATCAACTTGGAGCAGCCCAAGCCAAATAAAACAGCCACAAGTGTGAAGAAATTCAAGTATGAATCATCTGCTATCAGTAAAGAAGGAGATTTAGGAAGGCTTAGGAAGGAAGCTGAAAGATCCTGAAATCTTTGAATTTTGGAAGATAGGCATAAAGGGTTCTTGTGTGTTGTTTTAGGTTTCTTACTCCACTAGACCATTTGAATCTATGCAGTGTTTGGTACTAGAAGAAATATATCCACATCTGTATGGATAGCTGTATTTATGCAGCTCCTCAAGAGATGATCAAGTGCAGGTCCTCAATACATAACAAAAACGTGAGGGCTGTGTTTAATCGGAAGCATCACAATTTGATTAAATCCACTTCTTATATGTTTCCTGACCCAGACACTGACTAGAGGGTGCTTTCTAACTGCCAGTTACATTTTGGATCAATTCAGACCTTGTTTGGTAAAGGAACTAATGTGAATCTTGCTCTGACTGTAAAGTTTTGAGATAGCTTTCATTTTGGCATTTAGATTGCACActggtgtttctttttctttctatttttacagAGATATTAATGCCCTCCGTTATGATCCAACAAGAGAGGACCATGCAGTTTTTGAAAGGAAACCAAGTGCTACAGAAAAGGAGAGGTAGTATTACAGCTTGGTAACTAAGTTGTGTTTCTTCCCATGGAAAGATGGTTATACCAACAGACTGAGTTTGAAACCATGCAGATAGATCTGATTCTAATTTAGTTCTCTCTCCGGTTGCTAAAATCAAGATATAATAGGAACTCTGACTACTAAAACCAACATGTAGTGTCATCTTTCCTTCCTACTCCATCTACTTTCTGGATGCCATTTTCTGTTCTCACTGAAGGTCAGAAAGGTCAATTCAGGAACTTGGAGATTTGCAGGTCTGTGGGAAAAGCTTAACAAATCTATATTAAAGATTTGATCAGATTAGGAAATCTGTGCTACCGTGATTTCTGTGTAACCGTGTAGTCAGTGAAAAGTCACTTAAGGATGTGGCTAATTAAAAAGGACTCTGGTTCCTGCCTTTACACTCCAACCTCAGATGTTTCCCCAGTGCTTACCCTTGATTATGAACCACTCCTTAATGGGCTTGGATATGCTTAGGGAGATATTCAGAGCAAGGTGGCTCTTAGGGAAGCTGTGTCTGAAAAGGACGTGTGCTGTGTTGCTATCCTTGAACAATCTCATTTCAGTAGAGCCAAAAGGAAGATGAAAGAAGAGAGTGAGACACTGCCTCAAGTGTCTGAAAAAATCTATTATGATATTGCTGCCGACTTGAAAGACTTGTTTGGATCTTCAAAGAAAACACCAGAAAAGATGGAGGAAATACCCTGGGACAAAGAGGATGCACAGGACTCTGCCCCAGATGACCATTTGGGACCTTTGCCTGATAATGACGCTGCTCTGGAGACGAGTGCTTTCAAGTTTTCCTTCTTTGGAGACACGGAGGAGTTGGGCATCAAAGAAGGTAAGACCAAAATGTCTGAGATCCCTAGAACAAAGTAGAAAATACTGGAGCAGAGATGTAGCTTAGAAAATCTGGCAGGGTCAGATTCTGTCCTTCCTAAATCTCTCTTCTCCACTGTAAGTATTTCATGTGAAAGGAGGAATTTTTCCTGACGAGTAGAGGAATAatctggttttggctttttttctctattgGTGCTGTCATTGCAGAGCCTTACGCGCTTGGGACAATAAAGCCGGTAAAAGCCACATGGCAAGAGGATCCACGTTTCCAGGACAGCAGTTCTGAGGGTGACGATGAGCCTGAGATGACAGAAATGGAACAGGACCAAGAAATGCAAGTtgcatttctctttgctgtttACTTGGCTGTAGTAGTTGGATGCTGTGGGAATATTAATAGCAGCACtcagggaatgggaaagggaCATTGCACACCTCTGAGCAATGAAAGTCGTCTTGGAAAACCGTGTGTGCTGCACACAGTCAAAACTCCCAGCAGCCCATTGGATGTGAATGTGAATATGGAAAGAAAGAGTAGAGCACAAGAAACTAACAGGGTCATTTTGCTTTGACCAACTCCAAACTGAGTTTGGCCAAAAGCCCAAGACACAgtcagttttctctttaaaagagggttttgtaaaataaaaagctctgttgGGTTCCTAGGGAATAAAGCTTTTCAATGGATGCCATTTCTCTGAAGCACTACAGGTTTAACTTGTGTTCATGAAATTTGATAGTACAATTTAGGATGCtcaaatcccttttttccttttctaggtTTCTTTCTTTACCACGCACAGAAAGTGCTAgagcttttttcttctccaaagatGATGAACGCCTTAGAGGTACGACAGAATTTCTTTATCcctttttgtattttctattAATGGAATTgagtgaggaggaaaaaatgctgcCTAGTTATCCAAGTTTTCTAGTCAAAATTTGCCACCCTCACTTGTGATCCAAGTTGTGGCAGAATCCTGTGAGAAAGTCCTGGCAAAATGAAGGTCAAGCAAATTtctggctttcttttctttcagacaatTACCCAATAGGAATCTGGACTTTTAGAGTTTACCAAAAACTTAGTCACTTGACAGGTTACCTACACATTTTGGTTTCTTGCCAGCGTATCTTAGTGAACTGCAGTCTTCCAGCCTGCTTTACAGAGTGTGTTGAAATGGAGAGCTCAGGCCTCAGCAGGCCTCATTTCTGGGGGAAGATGTggggtgctggtgctgagcttCTAATGCAACAGCTGCAATTTCAGTGCAATTCAGACTGCAGCCTGTTGAGGgaaagtgctgctgcctttgattGTTCTTAGCACACCAGGCTGCCGTAGGGAACATTTCTGCTGGAGCCAAGGTGTGGTGGGGGCAGGAGAACAGGAAGGGTGTGAGAATTGATTTCTGATTTTAGTGCTGCGTTGGACATGATTGttagaagcagcagcacaatcaCATGTGTTTAAGGCTATTAATTGGACGTTTCTGTTGTGCAGAAGGCCCGAAGTTATTCTGTAGATCTGAAGAGctcagtgaagaaaaagaggGTTGGGAAGACAAACGTAGATTATTGCTTGAGGTGAGTATGGAACATCTGTTCCCTGGTAAGCCAAGGTGAAAATGAGCGGGGGGAGGGATTGCAGGTATGAATGTGCATGCAAAATTAATTCAGGACCTCAAGACGTGCTTGAAAGTTTTTAACGACTaactacaaatattttttactcTACTGCTGTGCATAACATCATGTTGTGTTGTCCAGTCAGGTAAACCACTGCTTCTCTGTATGTTAAAGCAGCAGCTACTTAACTGTATATAATGAATGTATTTTAAGAGATACAGTGAATTCAAAAACTTCTAATACTATGTTGTATACTTATCACTTTCAGGAATGCAGGAAGAAGCACAAGGATGCCAAAAGAAAAGTGAGAGCAAAacaataaattttctttcacagaTCAAAACC contains:
- the NOL8 gene encoding nucleolar protein 8; this translates as MEKEQVSKRLYVGGLGHTVSKAELEERFGKFGHVLEAEIITRKDDQGNPTKTFAYISVNISDADLKKCMSVLNKTKWKGGTLQIELAKESFLHRLATEREEAKLQKEKPQRNDQMCLLESLKQKGIVDFHMRAVPGTEVPDHKKWVVGKFGRVLPILHLRNQQKNKVVKYDPSKYCHNLRKLEAELAPAAPVAQLTWSLPGGDGSRKRRGESPRKAPGKRRQPLDGAALPSGCPSRPRHTDSPRLGQRSKPKPAEELELSPARRVDGKISKNANGVRAKNNSSVSDSDIDSEEEIRAMVKKEAQRQKAENVETESEHLEIVGDNFELKYSSHWSLSNSDAMKKAIKGSNKEKEAMECDNGYDSADTDEIIAESKTPEDAKQGRMKNKEISAKKKSGLVKSSSLKPCSLKEEHTEGKGKSKKSRIAALQSTAETCDSDNSCSESETSSDYESMMQNCYHLDLTLDDLKALATENTGTPAEGSGSEQSPCQTSAEDNPKGNTVNKPKLSKSHPAVKKNNICPEDVLADILAGEEDAVEESCKGQNNSHLKYQPFRGLGSLCVKESSKDSTGLKKKSVESLGGEACTSHFGEKSSKNRPEDHPLSSLEVSSKKRHKVPFEHHEELSADASSAAQSLQPGSRPHLQGKNKGVSSKDQNSEHRAAAARTDHGDGSSDMDSDAAGAQEHLKQQLKSPKPLSKTLKRNTSQKSPECEGNKGGNENTSPREDKELCLRAAASREPSTTEKQLQDNQRRLAALEQRHKERELQKKLIQGALSNLDRQPAGQHKHIIFDSDVEDEAEVDEVLKKDGSLGNGHGEDKAAPKPSGRLFESSEDEQEDTDDERFKIKPQFEGKAGEKLLQLQSRFGTDERFRMDARFLESDSEEEAETNSVKADEEEELAAEKKKNLQILGSLLNINLEQPKPNKTATSVKKFKDINALRYDPTREDHAVFERKPSATEKESRAKRKMKEESETLPQVSEKIYYDIAADLKDLFGSSKKTPEKMEEIPWDKEDAQDSAPDDHLGPLPDNDAALETSAFKFSFFGDTEELGIKEEPYALGTIKPVKATWQEDPRFQDSSSEGDDEPEMTEMEQDQEMFLSLPRTESARAFFFSKDDERLREGPKLFCRSEELSEEKEGWEDKRRLLLEECRKKHKDAKRKVRAKQ